The following coding sequences are from one Lolium rigidum isolate FL_2022 chromosome 6, APGP_CSIRO_Lrig_0.1, whole genome shotgun sequence window:
- the LOC124659276 gene encoding desmethyl-deoxy-podophyllotoxin synthase-like — translation MAWSLPLPYLLLPLLAIVPFLCLTKRRRAGPVLRLPPSPWALPVLGHLHHLAGNLPHRALRDITRLHGPVVMLRLGALPMVVVSSAEAAREVMVTHDVDFATRPFTRTLRLAVAQGANGIIFAPYGDEWRQIRKICTVELLSARRVHSFRSVREEEAGRLLREVAAAAAAPAVANLSEMMAAYVTDSAVRTIIGSRLKNRAEFLALLDRGSKLVATMSLPDFYPSSRLAMLVSRMPRRVKRLFQEQAAFMDGIVREHKENRAGTANDDKYQEDLLDVLLRVQDQGDIQLSTGNIKAIISHLFGGGSETGVTTLQWTMAELIRNPRVMRKAQDEIRQALVGQTRVTEASLVGLNYLRLVIKEALRLHPPAPLLLPRECRTDGCQILGFDVPKGTMVLVNAWAISRNPTYWDAPEEFLPERFEHSGIDFRGLNMEYTPFGAGRRICPGMAFGIANMELALVGLLYHFDWEMPSGLEASELDMTEEMGLGVRMRHDLLLVPIVRIPLPVD, via the exons ATGGCGTGGTCGCTGCCGCTTCCCTACCTGCTCCTCCCTCTCCTGGCCATCGTCCCATTCCTCTGTCTCACAAAACGGCGACGCGCAGGCCCGGTCCTCCGTCTGCCTCCATCTCCGTGGGCGCTTCCGGTGCtcggccacctccaccacctcgcaGGAAACCTGCCGCACCGCGCCCTGCGCGACATCACGCGTCTTCACGGCCCTGTAGTAATGCTCCGCCTCGGCGCGCTCCCCATGGTCGTCGTCTCCTCGgccgaggcggcgcgagaggtcaTGGTGACCCACGACGTCGACTTCGCCACGCGCCCCTTCACGCGAACGCTCCGCCTGGCTGTCGCCCAGGGCGCCAACGGGATCATCTTCGCACCCTACGGCGACGAGTGGCGGCAGATCCGCAAGATCTGCACCGTCGAGCTTCTGAGCGCCCGGCGCGTGCACTCCTTCCGCTCCGTgcgcgaggaggaggccggccggctcCTGcgggaagtggcggcggcggcggcggccccggcCGTGGCCAACCTCAGCGAGATGATGGCGGCGTACGTGACCGACTCGGCGGTGCGCACCATCATCGGCAGCAGGCTCAAGAACCGGGCGGAGTTCCTGGCGCTGCTGGACCGTGGATCCAAACTGGTGGCCACAATGAGCTTGCCGGACTTCTACCCCTCGTCGCGCCTCGCCATGCTCGTTAGCCGGATGCCGCGCCGAGTGAAGCGTCTCTTCCAGGAGCAGGCCGCGTTCATGGACGGCATCGTCCGAGAGCACAAGGAGAACCGAGCCGGCACCGCCAACGACGACAAATATCAAGAGGACCTGCTCGACGTGCTCCTCAGGGTCCAGGACCAAGGCGACATTCAGTTGTCCACCGGCAACATCAAGGCAATCATCAGT CACTTGTTCGGTGGGGGCAGTGAGACTGGGGTGACGACGCTGCAGTGGACAATGGCCGAGCTCATTCGGAACCCTAGAGTCATGCGCAAGGCACAAGACGAGATCCGGCAAGCATTGGTTGGACAAACAAGGGTTACTGAGGCTTCCCTCGTTGGCTTGAACTACCTGCGTCTGGTGATCAAAGAGGCGCTCCGTTTGCACCCACCTGCACCGCTGCTGTTGCCACGGGAATGCCGCACCGACGGCTGCCAGATCCTCGGCTTTGATGTGCCCAAGGGGACCATGGTCCTCGTCAACGCTTGGGCCATAAGCAGGAACCCGACCTACTGGGATGCCCCCGAGGAGTTTCTTCCCGAGAGATTCGAGCATTCTGGCATTGACTTCAGGGGGTTGAACATGGAGTACACACCGTTCGGTGCAGGACGGAGGATATGCCCCGGCATGGCGTTCGGCATAGCAAACATGGAGCTCGCACTTGTCGGGTTGCTCTACCATTTCGACTGGGAGATGCCTAGCGGGCTAGAGGCTTCGGAGCTCGACATGACAGAGGAGATGGGCCTCGGTGTGCGGATGCGCCATGACCTGCTGCTTGTTCCCATTGTTAGAATTCCTTTACCAGTAGACTAG